The proteins below are encoded in one region of Lytechinus pictus isolate F3 Inbred chromosome 11, Lp3.0, whole genome shotgun sequence:
- the LOC129271055 gene encoding FYN-binding protein 1-like, with the protein MDSDEEENIPEDADDIYDDAESGTAPLTIPPPPSHPAPILTVTGAGSNSAPPLPSIHSIPALHGSGGSNVSFPPRSAEHSGSGLEEPDIYDDVEADGEQDELYEALDVDEERREEAALAQQKEEQKEEQRKQEEKRRKEEERLRKEQEKQQKKEEEKRKKKEKEEKKKKEKEERDLRKRFNIKGDINIIDEGIVLEAMDAEYEKYGLQCQIGEKIEILRKEGNPPGKWLARNPGGHYGYVDHQFVRLEGFDAGEVYDDVMAEEKKSETPIETLESKYSAELN; encoded by the exons ATGGATTCTGACGAAGAAGAAAACATACCCGAAGATGCTGATGACATATACGATGATGCTGAATCAGgaacag CTCCGCTAAcaataccaccaccaccatcacatcCCGCCCCTATATTGACTGTGACAGGGGCAGGGTCTAATAGTGCACCGCCCCTCCCCTCCATCCACAGCATCCCTGCCCTCCACGGCAGTGGGGGATCCAATGTCTCATTCCCTCCAAGGTCTGCGGAGCATAGTGGGTCCGGGTTAGAGGAGCCAGATATCTACGATGACGTGGAGGCG GACGGAGAGCAAGATGAATTATATGAAGCATTGGATGTAGATGAAGAAag GAGAGAAGAGGCAGCTCTTGCCCAACAGAAGGAAGAACAGAAGgaagaacaaagaaaacaagaagagaagaggagaaaggaggaagaaagaCTGAGAAAAGAACAAGAGAAACAacagaagaaggaggaagagaagaggaaaaagaaggaaaaggaagaaaaaaagaagaaggagaaagaggagagagattTGAGAAAAAGATTCAAT ATCAAGGGAGACATCAACATCATCGATGAGGGCATCGTCCTGGAGGCCATGGATGCGGAGTATGAGAAGTACGGGCTGCAATGTCAGATCGGAGAGAAGATTGAAATCCTCAGGAAAGAGGGAAATCCCCCTGGGAAGTGGCTGGCTAGGAACCCAGGCGGACATT atGGTTACGTGGATCATCAGTTTGTGAGACTAGAAGGTTTTGATGCCGGAGAGGTCTATGATGATGTCATGGCTG aagaaaaaaaatcagaaacaCCAATTGAAACATTGGAAAGTAAGTATTCAGCTGAGTTGAACTAA